Proteins encoded in a region of the Populus nigra chromosome 3, ddPopNigr1.1, whole genome shotgun sequence genome:
- the LOC133688523 gene encoding uncharacterized protein LOC133688523 translates to MRMIAQVSLRCIRDGFLSSGRFQAPHLIKSLSTNAPSDNWIGDNQSSNSFESADGFEQRIFGGIDGGNSHSESFFQKLDRLAKARNGPGSRLNERNSSDDLDSSFNTLKDGMDEKLQEAAGYIDVDIDDIDEYRPDAHFEDGDTYDIKDLDLTKPFARRERRDEFCVTTAEVLSKADFRNVRFLANFITDAGIIIKRRQTGISAKAQRKVAREIKTARAFGLMPFTTMGTKSFVFGTTMQSQDEDFQYRSYDHSVDEKDHDEA, encoded by the exons ATGAGAATGATAGCTCAGGTTTCGTTGCGTTGCATTAGGGATGGATTCTTGAGTAGCGGGCGATTTCAGGCTCCTCATCTTATCAAATCCCTCTCTACAAATGCTCCTTCAG ATAATTGGATTGGAGACAATCAAAGCTCCAATTCTTTTGAGTCTGCTGATGGCTTTGAGCAACGAATATTTGGTGGCATTGATGGGGGTAATTCACATTCAGAATCCTTTTTCCAAAAGCTTGATAGACTGGCAAAGGCGCGCAATGGACCTGGTTCAAGGCTGAATGAACGAAATAGTTCTGATGATTTAGATTCGAGTTTTAACACATTAAAAGATGGAATGGATGAAAAGTTACAGGAAGCAGCTGGATATATAGATGTTGATATTGATGATATAGATGAGTATAGGCCAGATGCACACTTTGAAGATGGAGATACTTATGACATTAAG GATTTGGATCTCACGAAGCCATTTGCACGTAGAGAAAGACGGGATGAATTTTGTGTAACTACTGCGGAAGTTCTGAGTAAAGCTGATTTTCGG AATGTTAGATTCCTTGCAAACTTCATAACAGATGCTGGAATTATTATTAAGAGGAGACAG ACTGGCATAAGTGCCAAAGCCCAGAGAAAGGTTGCAAGGGAGATCAAAACAGCTCGAGCTTTTGGTCTGATGCCTTTCACAACAATGGGGACAAAATCATTTGTTTTCGGCACTACTATGCAGAGTCAAGATGAGGATTTTCAATATCGGTCTTATGATCACTCAGTTGATGAAAAAGATCATGACGAAGCTTAG
- the LOC133690198 gene encoding transcription factor MYB36-like — protein MGRAPCCDKNNVKRGPWSPEEDAKLKAYIDHFGTGGNWIALPQKIGLKRCGKSCRLRWLNYLRPNIKHGGFSEEEDNIICNLYISIGSRWSVIAAQLPGRTDNDIKNYWNTRLKKKLLGRRKQSSINRISSTNPDADGVEDSSSSQALSNAALERLQLHHMQLQSLQNPISFYNNPVLWPKLHPFQEKMLLQSLKESLSPLMQYAFPSPQQGDEQKVVMYGQLVDSDTRQQGHPKFSNSSVVGSENSLNGITSSDSYIPFTSGDHAMDLTIVSRAGVVEPADAAAQPVPNFQSELENFLNSKTSGFTSQEDKIGEFGCFKEMNRYGEGMNWWSNDFEIKASSNSWDSASVLQSEGMFHDYELGYNM, from the exons ATGGGTCGAGCTCCTTGTTGTGATAAGAACAATGTGAAAAGGGGACCATGGTCACCAGAAGAGGATGCTAAGCTTAAGGCTTATATTGACCATTTTGGTACTGGAGGCAATTGGATTGCACTTCCTCAAAAAATTG GGCTTAAGAGATGCGGAAAGAGTTGCAGGCTGAGATGGTTGAATTACTTGAGGCCTAACATCAAGCACGGTGGATTCtctgaagaagaagacaatatCATCTGCAACCTCTATATAAGTATTGGCAGCAg GTGGTCCGTAATTGCTGCACAATTACCAGGAAGAACAGATAACGATATCAAGAACTATTGGAAcacaagactaaaaaaaaaactcctaggAAGACGCAAACAATCTAGCATCAATCGGATATCATCCACGAATCCAGATGCCGACGGGGTAGAAGATAGCTCATCTTCACAGGCCTTAAGTAACGCAGCACTTGAAAGGCTCCAGCTGCATCATATGCAGCTTCAAAGCCTTCAAAACCCTATCTCTTTCTACAACAATCCTGTACTGTGGCCCAAGTTGCATCCTTTCCAAGAGAAGATGCTCCTTCAATCCCTGAAAGAAAGCTTGAGCCCTCTTATGCAATACGCTTTCCCTAGTCCTCAACAAGGGGATGAACAAAAGGTTGTTATGTATGGGCAGCTAGTTGATTCTGACACGCGTCAACAAGGTCATCCAAAATTCAGCAACTCAAGCGTAGTGGGCTCGGAGAATTCATTGAATGGTATAACATCCTCAGACAGTTATATTCCCTTCACCAGTGGTGACCATGCAATGGACTTGACTATTGTTTCAAGAGCAGGCGTGGTAGAGCCAGCTGATGCAGCAGCCCAGCCTGTTCCGAATTTCCAATCTGAGCTCGAAAACTTTCTCAACAGCAAAACATCTGGTTTTACTTCACAGGAGGATAAGATTGGTGAATTTGGTTGTTTCAAAGAAATGAATCGTTATGGGGAAGGCATGAATTGGTGGTCTAATGACTTTGAGATAAAGGCCTCCTCAAATTCTTGGGATTCCGCTTCTGTTCTTCAGTCTGAAGGGATGTTTCATGATTATGAATTAGGCTACAATATGTAA
- the LOC133687881 gene encoding uncharacterized protein LOC133687881 isoform X1: MLYSMCNNRIEFLNKIDNPVDNQQGLYVMDTPMSTTNSTAGSNPGSNDDTPRVKLLCSFLGSIMPRPQDGKLRYVGGETRIVSLPRDISYEELMNKMRELYDGAMVLKYQQPDEDLDALVSVVNDDDVINMMEEYEKLGSGDGFTRLRIFLFSNTDQDGSAHYVDGDGRESERRYVDALNNLNEGPDFRRHHPDSPLMGPIDDIHLQEQFFNGMNLDGGLLSHRSGEMSISPYNLHHVAIAPRYNEMEGPWSPAYYSPRHHGHHDPRPLSEIPNSPPSARYRMQFGELPDKGMERMPEEYARLQLNQHPPFDHQAQYSENVVWMPAGVVGGDKGGFPGNLLHSPSVFEGNSVCEHCRGAFPRNQLHLEQLCMGNGLPQVANPGADCPPNRETFIVNADAKVHHPVYPREQNDPRTVYNETQGHESGWIVQHQLSPRADEARKHISGAARFTDHYIVDGPGMNYPPGHGNLVDGHHMSSHHRPGPELGNDVFHDQAVAAVHSLQVSPSEERAVRYGNFPYAYGSENLHTSPRGHAHPQTLWRNAQIPVHGIPYEASGAAPHVSSTVNPSFLRGTTEGSQRSGIGVDSQKPWVESSQKMLVFDGTNSLEYSYGHMLKLNPNANGVENNQSFAPEPLQPPLQHEMLNLSANTVTSGYNPELSNTNVAEASKVEGTIFLGVENQANCVGKVENLDVSCMPCPDQDMIADMHGQAAFLEAVNSNFSRLAEESGDTVKAGERDPSAVPGDPNLSVSRMSFLPDLIASVKKAALEEAEEVKARVKENADPANNDSISGEVDDKEPEAVNTHEEAELGSDNDNIKNNKIEPTKAEAEAIERGLQTIKNDDLEEIRELGSGTYGAVYHGKWKGSDVAIKRIKASCFAGRPSERERLIADFWKEALILSSLHHPNVVSFYGIVRDGPDGSLATVTEFMVNGSLKQFLQKKDRTIDRRKRLIIAMDAAFGMEYLHGKNIVHFDLKCENLLVNMRDPQRPVCKIGDLGLSKVKQHTLVSGGVRGTLPWMAPELLSGKNHMVTEKIDVYSFGIVMWELLTGEEPYADMHCASIIGGIVNNTLRPQIPTWCDPEWKSLMESCWASDPSERPSFSEISRKLRNMAAAINVK, from the exons ATGTTATACTCCATGTGTAATAACAGAATTGAATTCTTGAATAAGATTGATAATCCTGTTGATAACCAGCAAGGTCTCTACGTCATGGATACACCAATGTCTACCACCAATTCCACAGCTGGTTCCAACCCTGGTTCGAACGATGATACCCCGCGTGTTAAATTACTGTGTAGTTTCTTAGGTAGCATAATGCCTCGACCCCAAGATGGGAAATTGCGTTATGTTGGTGGGGAGACGCGGATTGTGAGTTTGCCTAGGGATATTAGTTATGAGGAGTTGATGAATAAAATGAGAGAGCTTTATGATGGGGCGATGGTGTTGAAGTATCAACAGCCTGATGAGGATCTTGATGCGTTAGTCTCGGTTGtgaatgatgatgatgtgaTTAACATGATGGAGGAGTATGAGAAATTGGGTTCTGGGGATGGTTTCACTAGGCTTAGGATTTTTCTGTTTTCGAATACAGACCAAGATGGTTCAGCCCATTATGTTGATGGGGATGGAAGGGAGAGTGAAAGAAGGTATGTGGATGCACTAAATAATTTGAACGAGGGGCCTGATTTTAGAAGGCACCATCCTGATTCCCCTTTAATGGGTCCAATTGATGACATTCATTTACAAGAACAGTTTTTTAATGGAATGAATCTTGATGGTGGTCTCCTTAGCCACAGGAGTGGTGAGATGTCAATATCACCGTACAACTTGCATCATGTTGCTATTGCTCCTAGGTATAATGAGATGGAGGGTCCATGGAGTCCAGCATATTATTCTCCTAGGCATCACGGGCACCATGATCCAAGACCATTATCAGAGATTCCAAACTCACCCCCTTCTGCACGGTACCGTATGCAGTTTGGGGAATTACCCGATAAAGGGATGGAAAGAATGCCTGAAGAATATGCTCGGTTGCAGCTAAATCAGCATCCCCCTTTTGATCACCAGGCACAGTATTCTGAAAATGTAGTATGGATGCCTGCTGGAGTAGTAGGTGGTGATAAGGGTGGTTTTCCAGGTAACTTGCTGCACAGTCCCAGTGTTTTTGAAGGGAACAGTGTTTGTGAGCACTGCAGGGGGGCTTTCCCAAGAAATCAACTGCATTTGGAGCAACTCTGCATGGGAAATGGACTTCCTCAGGTTGCTAATCCAGGTGCTGACTGTCCCCCAAACAGGGAGACTTTCATAGTAAATGCAGATGCAAAGGTGCATCACCCAGTGTATCCCAGAGAGCAGAATGATCCACGAACTGTCTACAATGAGACACAAGGCCATGAAAGCGGATGGATTGTGCAGCATCAGTTGAGTCCCCGCGCTGATGAAGCCAGAAAACATATCTCTGGAGCTGCAAGATTCACTGATCATTACATTGTAGATGGTCCTGGCATGAATTACCCCCCTGGGCATGGTAATTTGGTGGATGGCCATCATATGTCCTCCCATCACCGTCCTGGACCTGAATTGGGTAATGATGTGTTTCACGATCAAGCTGTGGCTGCTGTCCACAGCCTACAAGTTTCACCTTCCGAGGAACGCGCAGTACGGTATGGGAATTTTCCTTATGCTTACGGATCCGAGAATCTTCACACATCGCCACGTGGACATGCACATCCACAGACTTTATGGAGAAATGCTCAAATTCCAGTACATGGCATTCCTTATGAAGCATCCGGTGCAGCTCCACATGTGAGTAGTACTGTTAATCCATCGTTTCTTAGGGGCACGACAGAAGGTAGTCAAAGGAGTGGCATTGGCGTGGATAGTCAGAAACCTTGGGTTGAGTCCTCCCAGAAAATGCTGGTTTTTGATGGGACAAATTCCTTGGAATATTCTTACGGTCACATGTTGAAATTGAATCCAAATGCTAATGGGGTAGAAAATAATCAGTCGTTTGCTCCAGAACCCCTTCAACCACCGCTCCAACATGAAATGCTAAACTTATCTGCAAATACAGTTACTTCTGGTTATAACCCAGAGTTAAGTAATACCAATGTAGCTGAAGCATCAAAAGTGGAGGGAACAATCTTTCTTGGTGTAGAAAACCAAGCAAATTGTGTGGGGAAAGTTGAAAACTTGGATGTGTCATGCATGCCTTGCCCGGATCAGGACATGATTGCTGATATGCATGGCCAGGCAGCATTTCTTGAGGCTGTCAATTCCAATTTCTCGAGGTTAGCTGAAGAAAGTGGTGATACAGTGAAAGCGGGAGAAAGAGATCCTTCTGCTGTTCCTGGAGATCCAAACCTGTCAGTTAGCCGTATGAGTTTCTTACCTGATTTAATTGCTTCTGTAAAGAAGGCAGCACTGGAAGAGGCTGAAGAGGTGAAAGCTAGAGTCAAAGAAAATGCTGATCCTGCAAATAATGATTCAATATCAGGAGAAGTAGATGATAAGGAGCCTGAAGCTGTG AATACTCATGAAGAAGCAGAGCTGGGATCTGACAAtgacaatataaaaaacaacaaaattgagCCTACAAAGGCTGAGGCAGAAGCTATAGAAAGGGGATTGCAG acaataaaaaatgatgatttggAGGAGATTCGTGAATTAGGATCTGGGACATATGGAGCTGTATATCATGGGAAATGGAAGGGTTCTGATGTGGCTATAAAGAGAATAAAAGCCAGCTGCTTTGCCGGGAGACCTTCTGAAAGAGAGCGTTTG ATTGCAGATTTCTGGAAGGAGGCTTTGATATTGAGTTCATTACACCATCCAAATGTTGTTTCTTTCTATGGTATTGTTCGTGATGGCCCTGATGGCTCATTAGCAACTGTTACTGAGTTTATGGTTAATGGATCTCTGAAACAGTTTTTGCAGAAGAAGGACAG AACCATTGATCGTCGTAAAAGACTCATCATAGCTATGGATGCTGCTTTTGGAATGGAGTATTTGCATGGGAAGAACATTGTTCATTTTGATTTGAAATGTGAGAACCTGTTAGTAAATATGAGAGATCCGCAAAGGCCAGTTTGCAAG ATTGGTGATCTGGGCTTGTCAAAGGTGAAACAACACACGTTAGTTTCAGGTGGTGTTCGTGGAACTTTGCCCTGGATGGCACCTGAGCTTTTGAGTGGCAAGAACCACATGGTAACAGAGAAG ATTGATGTTTACTCATTTGGGATTGTTATGTGGGAATTACTTACGGGAGAAGAACCTTATGCTGACATGCACTGTGCCTCCATAATTG GAGGAATTGTGAACAACACATTACGTCCTCAAATTCCCACATGGTGTGATCCGGAGTGGAAGTCTTTGATGGAAAGTTGTTGGGCCTCGGATCCATCAGAGAGACCATCATTCTCAGAGATTTCTCGGAAACTGAGGAACATGGCTGCTGCAATCAATGTGAAATAA
- the LOC133687881 gene encoding uncharacterized protein LOC133687881 isoform X2 has translation MDTPMSTTNSTAGSNPGSNDDTPRVKLLCSFLGSIMPRPQDGKLRYVGGETRIVSLPRDISYEELMNKMRELYDGAMVLKYQQPDEDLDALVSVVNDDDVINMMEEYEKLGSGDGFTRLRIFLFSNTDQDGSAHYVDGDGRESERRYVDALNNLNEGPDFRRHHPDSPLMGPIDDIHLQEQFFNGMNLDGGLLSHRSGEMSISPYNLHHVAIAPRYNEMEGPWSPAYYSPRHHGHHDPRPLSEIPNSPPSARYRMQFGELPDKGMERMPEEYARLQLNQHPPFDHQAQYSENVVWMPAGVVGGDKGGFPGNLLHSPSVFEGNSVCEHCRGAFPRNQLHLEQLCMGNGLPQVANPGADCPPNRETFIVNADAKVHHPVYPREQNDPRTVYNETQGHESGWIVQHQLSPRADEARKHISGAARFTDHYIVDGPGMNYPPGHGNLVDGHHMSSHHRPGPELGNDVFHDQAVAAVHSLQVSPSEERAVRYGNFPYAYGSENLHTSPRGHAHPQTLWRNAQIPVHGIPYEASGAAPHVSSTVNPSFLRGTTEGSQRSGIGVDSQKPWVESSQKMLVFDGTNSLEYSYGHMLKLNPNANGVENNQSFAPEPLQPPLQHEMLNLSANTVTSGYNPELSNTNVAEASKVEGTIFLGVENQANCVGKVENLDVSCMPCPDQDMIADMHGQAAFLEAVNSNFSRLAEESGDTVKAGERDPSAVPGDPNLSVSRMSFLPDLIASVKKAALEEAEEVKARVKENADPANNDSISGEVDDKEPEAVNTHEEAELGSDNDNIKNNKIEPTKAEAEAIERGLQTIKNDDLEEIRELGSGTYGAVYHGKWKGSDVAIKRIKASCFAGRPSERERLIADFWKEALILSSLHHPNVVSFYGIVRDGPDGSLATVTEFMVNGSLKQFLQKKDRTIDRRKRLIIAMDAAFGMEYLHGKNIVHFDLKCENLLVNMRDPQRPVCKIGDLGLSKVKQHTLVSGGVRGTLPWMAPELLSGKNHMVTEKIDVYSFGIVMWELLTGEEPYADMHCASIIGGIVNNTLRPQIPTWCDPEWKSLMESCWASDPSERPSFSEISRKLRNMAAAINVK, from the exons ATGGATACACCAATGTCTACCACCAATTCCACAGCTGGTTCCAACCCTGGTTCGAACGATGATACCCCGCGTGTTAAATTACTGTGTAGTTTCTTAGGTAGCATAATGCCTCGACCCCAAGATGGGAAATTGCGTTATGTTGGTGGGGAGACGCGGATTGTGAGTTTGCCTAGGGATATTAGTTATGAGGAGTTGATGAATAAAATGAGAGAGCTTTATGATGGGGCGATGGTGTTGAAGTATCAACAGCCTGATGAGGATCTTGATGCGTTAGTCTCGGTTGtgaatgatgatgatgtgaTTAACATGATGGAGGAGTATGAGAAATTGGGTTCTGGGGATGGTTTCACTAGGCTTAGGATTTTTCTGTTTTCGAATACAGACCAAGATGGTTCAGCCCATTATGTTGATGGGGATGGAAGGGAGAGTGAAAGAAGGTATGTGGATGCACTAAATAATTTGAACGAGGGGCCTGATTTTAGAAGGCACCATCCTGATTCCCCTTTAATGGGTCCAATTGATGACATTCATTTACAAGAACAGTTTTTTAATGGAATGAATCTTGATGGTGGTCTCCTTAGCCACAGGAGTGGTGAGATGTCAATATCACCGTACAACTTGCATCATGTTGCTATTGCTCCTAGGTATAATGAGATGGAGGGTCCATGGAGTCCAGCATATTATTCTCCTAGGCATCACGGGCACCATGATCCAAGACCATTATCAGAGATTCCAAACTCACCCCCTTCTGCACGGTACCGTATGCAGTTTGGGGAATTACCCGATAAAGGGATGGAAAGAATGCCTGAAGAATATGCTCGGTTGCAGCTAAATCAGCATCCCCCTTTTGATCACCAGGCACAGTATTCTGAAAATGTAGTATGGATGCCTGCTGGAGTAGTAGGTGGTGATAAGGGTGGTTTTCCAGGTAACTTGCTGCACAGTCCCAGTGTTTTTGAAGGGAACAGTGTTTGTGAGCACTGCAGGGGGGCTTTCCCAAGAAATCAACTGCATTTGGAGCAACTCTGCATGGGAAATGGACTTCCTCAGGTTGCTAATCCAGGTGCTGACTGTCCCCCAAACAGGGAGACTTTCATAGTAAATGCAGATGCAAAGGTGCATCACCCAGTGTATCCCAGAGAGCAGAATGATCCACGAACTGTCTACAATGAGACACAAGGCCATGAAAGCGGATGGATTGTGCAGCATCAGTTGAGTCCCCGCGCTGATGAAGCCAGAAAACATATCTCTGGAGCTGCAAGATTCACTGATCATTACATTGTAGATGGTCCTGGCATGAATTACCCCCCTGGGCATGGTAATTTGGTGGATGGCCATCATATGTCCTCCCATCACCGTCCTGGACCTGAATTGGGTAATGATGTGTTTCACGATCAAGCTGTGGCTGCTGTCCACAGCCTACAAGTTTCACCTTCCGAGGAACGCGCAGTACGGTATGGGAATTTTCCTTATGCTTACGGATCCGAGAATCTTCACACATCGCCACGTGGACATGCACATCCACAGACTTTATGGAGAAATGCTCAAATTCCAGTACATGGCATTCCTTATGAAGCATCCGGTGCAGCTCCACATGTGAGTAGTACTGTTAATCCATCGTTTCTTAGGGGCACGACAGAAGGTAGTCAAAGGAGTGGCATTGGCGTGGATAGTCAGAAACCTTGGGTTGAGTCCTCCCAGAAAATGCTGGTTTTTGATGGGACAAATTCCTTGGAATATTCTTACGGTCACATGTTGAAATTGAATCCAAATGCTAATGGGGTAGAAAATAATCAGTCGTTTGCTCCAGAACCCCTTCAACCACCGCTCCAACATGAAATGCTAAACTTATCTGCAAATACAGTTACTTCTGGTTATAACCCAGAGTTAAGTAATACCAATGTAGCTGAAGCATCAAAAGTGGAGGGAACAATCTTTCTTGGTGTAGAAAACCAAGCAAATTGTGTGGGGAAAGTTGAAAACTTGGATGTGTCATGCATGCCTTGCCCGGATCAGGACATGATTGCTGATATGCATGGCCAGGCAGCATTTCTTGAGGCTGTCAATTCCAATTTCTCGAGGTTAGCTGAAGAAAGTGGTGATACAGTGAAAGCGGGAGAAAGAGATCCTTCTGCTGTTCCTGGAGATCCAAACCTGTCAGTTAGCCGTATGAGTTTCTTACCTGATTTAATTGCTTCTGTAAAGAAGGCAGCACTGGAAGAGGCTGAAGAGGTGAAAGCTAGAGTCAAAGAAAATGCTGATCCTGCAAATAATGATTCAATATCAGGAGAAGTAGATGATAAGGAGCCTGAAGCTGTG AATACTCATGAAGAAGCAGAGCTGGGATCTGACAAtgacaatataaaaaacaacaaaattgagCCTACAAAGGCTGAGGCAGAAGCTATAGAAAGGGGATTGCAG acaataaaaaatgatgatttggAGGAGATTCGTGAATTAGGATCTGGGACATATGGAGCTGTATATCATGGGAAATGGAAGGGTTCTGATGTGGCTATAAAGAGAATAAAAGCCAGCTGCTTTGCCGGGAGACCTTCTGAAAGAGAGCGTTTG ATTGCAGATTTCTGGAAGGAGGCTTTGATATTGAGTTCATTACACCATCCAAATGTTGTTTCTTTCTATGGTATTGTTCGTGATGGCCCTGATGGCTCATTAGCAACTGTTACTGAGTTTATGGTTAATGGATCTCTGAAACAGTTTTTGCAGAAGAAGGACAG AACCATTGATCGTCGTAAAAGACTCATCATAGCTATGGATGCTGCTTTTGGAATGGAGTATTTGCATGGGAAGAACATTGTTCATTTTGATTTGAAATGTGAGAACCTGTTAGTAAATATGAGAGATCCGCAAAGGCCAGTTTGCAAG ATTGGTGATCTGGGCTTGTCAAAGGTGAAACAACACACGTTAGTTTCAGGTGGTGTTCGTGGAACTTTGCCCTGGATGGCACCTGAGCTTTTGAGTGGCAAGAACCACATGGTAACAGAGAAG ATTGATGTTTACTCATTTGGGATTGTTATGTGGGAATTACTTACGGGAGAAGAACCTTATGCTGACATGCACTGTGCCTCCATAATTG GAGGAATTGTGAACAACACATTACGTCCTCAAATTCCCACATGGTGTGATCCGGAGTGGAAGTCTTTGATGGAAAGTTGTTGGGCCTCGGATCCATCAGAGAGACCATCATTCTCAGAGATTTCTCGGAAACTGAGGAACATGGCTGCTGCAATCAATGTGAAATAA